In Paracoccaceae bacterium Fryx2, a single genomic region encodes these proteins:
- a CDS encoding class II glutamine amidotransferase, with amino-acid sequence MCRWAAYIGAPIFLEEIVSRPGHSLIHQSHCATQCHSAINADGFGIAWYADRPDPGLYRDVMPAWSDPNLRSLTAQVRSGLFLAHVRASTGTATSRNNCHPFTWGRWSFMHNGQVGGYETFRRDADMMIPETLYPHRKGATDSEALFLVAVAEGLEDDPCGALLRAVRRLEALSRAKGCGPHMRLTAALSDGQRLYAVRYATDDLAPTLYHRWSDTRSGRAVVSEPLEADQTGWEMVPSGSFCTFEGDRVRVDRFDPAWMPAAAE; translated from the coding sequence ATGTGTCGTTGGGCCGCCTATATCGGCGCGCCGATCTTTCTGGAAGAGATCGTCAGTCGGCCGGGTCATTCGCTGATCCACCAGAGCCATTGTGCCACGCAATGCCACAGCGCGATCAATGCCGACGGGTTCGGCATCGCCTGGTATGCCGACCGGCCCGACCCGGGGCTTTACCGCGACGTGATGCCGGCCTGGTCGGACCCCAATCTGCGCAGCCTGACGGCGCAGGTGCGATCGGGGCTGTTTCTGGCGCATGTCCGCGCCTCGACCGGCACGGCCACCAGCCGGAACAACTGCCACCCCTTCACCTGGGGGCGGTGGAGCTTCATGCACAACGGTCAGGTCGGGGGCTACGAGACCTTCCGCCGCGACGCCGACATGATGATTCCCGAGACGCTTTACCCGCACCGCAAGGGCGCCACCGACAGCGAGGCGCTGTTTCTGGTGGCGGTGGCCGAGGGGCTGGAGGATGACCCCTGCGGCGCGCTGCTGCGGGCGGTGCGGCGCCTCGAGGCGCTGAGCCGGGCCAAGGGCTGCGGGCCGCACATGCGACTGACGGCGGCGCTGTCTGACGGGCAGCGGCTTTACGCCGTGCGCTATGCCACCGACGATCTGGCGCCGACGCTGTATCACCGCTGGTCGGATACGCGCTCGGGCCGGGCGGTGGTGTCGGAACCGCTGGAGGCGGACCAGACCGGATGGGAGATGGTGCCGTCGGGGTCGTTCTGCACCTTCGAGGGCGACCGGGTGCGCGTGGACCGCTTCGACCCGGCGTGGATGCCTGCGGCGGCGGAATGA
- a CDS encoding ATP-binding protein: protein MKADSQASNLLGTARALSPRVWPLLAVAIGCFIIGLLAPDPQLKRTAAVAGVTFAVLVVLIRSVVTFEALRERQVERRLGVLMGQDAAPCFTTDLVGQIGFQNRSAQDRFGAQDGATLVSALHDHFASPSSVLYRLQSRASNLGSAREDVVTRRGHTRLSVHRIGPTRFLWRLEEFLDRAGAGRGAETLSLPMMIANKSGVVLFTNESMRRLLGARPKRLDRVFVDQVLRSGEEVEVTSVDGPVRAILAEIEGAGERREIYLMPVPNRPDGDTVLADFEHVPVALMKFGGDGSLRAANRAARDLLGLDQGAAVTFPDLFEGLGRSVTDWLSDVAAERVPGGSEVLRMRRSEPDVFVQITLRRIVEMGRPCALAVLNDATALKTLEAQFVQSQKMQAIGQLAGGIAHDFNNLLTAISGHCDLLLLRHDRGDPEYADLVQIHQNANRAASLVGQLLAFSRKQTLKPERIDLQEVLSDLTHLLNRLVGERVSLRLAHAPDLGPIRADKRQLEQVLMNLVVNARDAMPEGGTIRIETEALTLREELRRDRAVVPAGAYAVIRVLDTGCGIPPERLQKIFEPFFTTKRTGEGTGLGLSTAYGIVKQSGGFIFVDSEPGLGTVFHLYFPINDRPAEDEARPPAEARPIVVKQGEGVVLLVEDEAPVRAFASRALRLRGYTVLEAESAEEALKTLEDPSLAVDIFVTDVVMPGMDGPSWVRRALEDRPNVRVIFVSGYAEECLSDQQARIPNSVFLPKPFSLTDLTETVQGQMH, encoded by the coding sequence ACGGCGGCTGGGGGTGCTGATGGGCCAGGATGCGGCCCCGTGCTTCACGACCGACCTCGTGGGGCAGATCGGCTTTCAGAACAGGTCGGCGCAGGACCGTTTTGGCGCGCAGGACGGGGCGACGCTGGTTTCGGCCCTGCATGACCATTTCGCCAGCCCGTCCTCTGTGCTGTACCGGCTGCAAAGCCGTGCCTCCAACCTCGGCTCGGCGCGCGAGGATGTGGTGACGCGGCGCGGCCATACCCGCCTGTCGGTGCACCGCATCGGGCCGACCCGGTTCCTGTGGCGGCTGGAGGAATTTCTGGATCGGGCGGGGGCCGGGCGCGGTGCCGAAACGCTCAGCCTGCCGATGATGATCGCCAACAAGTCGGGCGTTGTGCTGTTCACCAACGAATCGATGCGCCGATTGCTCGGGGCGCGGCCGAAGCGGCTTGACCGGGTGTTCGTGGATCAGGTGCTGCGCTCGGGCGAAGAGGTCGAGGTGACCTCGGTTGACGGCCCGGTGCGTGCCATTCTGGCCGAGATCGAAGGTGCCGGGGAACGGCGCGAGATCTACCTGATGCCGGTGCCCAACCGGCCCGACGGCGACACGGTGCTGGCCGATTTCGAACATGTGCCCGTGGCGCTGATGAAGTTCGGCGGCGACGGCAGCCTGCGTGCGGCCAACCGCGCCGCGCGCGATCTTCTCGGGCTGGACCAGGGCGCCGCCGTCACCTTTCCCGATCTGTTCGAAGGGCTGGGCCGGTCGGTGACCGACTGGCTGTCCGATGTCGCCGCCGAGCGGGTGCCGGGCGGGTCAGAGGTGTTGCGGATGCGGCGCTCGGAGCCGGATGTCTTCGTCCAGATCACCCTGCGGCGGATCGTCGAGATGGGGCGGCCCTGTGCGCTGGCGGTGCTGAACGATGCGACGGCGCTGAAGACGCTGGAAGCGCAGTTCGTGCAAAGCCAGAAGATGCAGGCGATCGGCCAGCTGGCCGGCGGGATCGCCCATGATTTCAACAACCTGCTGACCGCGATTTCCGGGCATTGCGACCTCTTGCTGCTGCGCCACGACCGGGGCGACCCGGAGTATGCCGACCTCGTGCAGATTCACCAGAACGCCAACCGGGCCGCGAGCCTGGTCGGCCAGTTGCTTGCGTTTTCGCGCAAGCAGACGCTGAAGCCCGAACGGATCGACCTGCAGGAGGTGCTGTCAGACCTGACGCATCTTCTCAACCGCCTCGTCGGCGAACGGGTATCGCTGCGCCTGGCACATGCGCCCGATCTTGGCCCGATCCGTGCCGACAAGCGGCAACTGGAACAGGTGCTGATGAACCTGGTCGTCAACGCCCGTGACGCGATGCCGGAGGGGGGCACCATCCGGATCGAGACCGAGGCGCTCACGCTGCGCGAGGAACTGCGCCGCGACCGGGCGGTGGTCCCGGCCGGAGCCTACGCGGTGATCCGGGTGCTGGACACCGGCTGCGGCATCCCGCCGGAACGGTTGCAGAAGATCTTCGAGCCGTTCTTCACCACCAAGCGCACCGGCGAGGGCACCGGGCTCGGCCTTTCCACCGCCTATGGCATCGTCAAGCAATCGGGCGGCTTCATCTTCGTCGACAGCGAACCCGGCCTCGGCACGGTGTTCCACCTCTACTTCCCGATCAACGACCGGCCTGCGGAAGACGAGGCGCGCCCGCCCGCAGAGGCCCGCCCGATCGTGGTCAAGCAGGGCGAGGGCGTCGTGCTGCTGGTCGAGGACGAGGCGCCGGTGCGGGCTTTCGCGTCCCGCGCCTTGCGGCTGCGCGGCTATACGGTGCTCGAGGCGGAAAGCGCCGAAGAGGCGCTGAAAACCCTGGAAGACCCGTCGCTGGCGGTCGACATCTTCGTGACCGACGTGGTGATGCCGGGCATGGACGGCCCAAGCTGGGTGCGCCGCGCGCTGGAGGACCGGCCGAACGTTCGGGTGATCTTCGTCTCCGGCTATGCCGAGGAATGCCTGTCCGATCAGCAGGCGCGCATCCCGAATTCGGTCTTCCTGCCCAAGCCCTTCTCGCTGACCGACCTGACCGAAACGGTCCAGGGCCAGATGCACTGA
- a CDS encoding Lrp/AsnC family transcriptional regulator, whose amino-acid sequence MQILDHLDRRILGLLQTDASLALEDLGERVGLSRNAVWRRVKALEASGVIRARVALLDPEAVGLGLTVFMLIRTDRHTPDWLDRFAQATRDMPDILGAYRMSGDLDYLIRARVADVKAYDRLYQELVRRVDLHDVSASFVMEEIKDTTALPL is encoded by the coding sequence ATGCAGATACTCGACCATCTCGACCGCCGCATTCTCGGCCTCTTGCAAACCGACGCCTCGCTGGCGCTGGAGGATCTTGGCGAAAGGGTCGGCCTGTCGCGCAACGCGGTGTGGCGGCGGGTCAAGGCGCTGGAGGCATCGGGGGTGATCCGCGCGCGGGTGGCGCTGCTCGACCCCGAGGCTGTCGGGCTGGGGCTGACGGTCTTCATGCTGATCCGCACCGACCGCCACACGCCCGACTGGCTGGACCGTTTCGCGCAGGCGACGCGCGACATGCCCGACATCCTGGGCGCATACCGCATGAGCGGCGATCTGGATTACCTGATCCGTGCCCGCGTGGCGGACGTGAAGGCCTATGACAGGCTCTATCAGGAACTGGTGCGCCGGGTGGACCTGCACGACGTTTCCGCCAGCTTCGTGATGGAGGAGATCAAGGACACCACCGCCCTGCCGCTCTGA
- the typA gene encoding translational GTPase TypA, giving the protein MELRNIAIIAHVDHGKTTLVDELLKQSGAFRDNQAVAERAMDSNDIERERGITILAKCTSLEWGGMRINIVDTPGHADFGGEVERILSMVDGVVLLVDAAEGPMPQTKFVTSKALALGLRPIVVLNKVDKPDAEPDRALNEVFDLFANLGADDDQLDFPVLYASGRAGWADETLDGPRKDLSALYDLVLRHVPQPAQLSRRDEPFQMLATTLSADPFIGRILTGRVEAGTLKAGDTIKALSRNGEKLEQFRVSKVLAFRGLSQSPIDLAEAGDIVTLSGMSKATVADTLCALEVETALPAQPIDPPTISVTFGINDSPLAGKDGSKVQSRVIRERLMKEAEINVAIKVSDTPGGDAFEVAGRGELQMGVLIENMRREGFELSISRPRVLFQDVDGVRCEPIEEVTIDVDDEYTGAVIEKITGPRKGDLIEMKPAGVGKTRIIAHVPSRGLIGYHGQFMTDTRGTGVLNRVFHTWAPHKGPIEGRRAGVLISMESGVSVAYAMWKLEDRGHFFIGVQEAVYTGMIIGEHNRDNDLEVNPLKGKQLTNVRASGTDEAVRLTTPVRLSLEQAIAYIDDDELVEVTPKSVRMRKRYLDPNERKRQSRAG; this is encoded by the coding sequence ATGGAGCTTCGCAACATCGCCATCATCGCGCATGTGGACCATGGCAAGACCACATTGGTGGACGAGCTGCTGAAACAGTCCGGTGCCTTCCGTGACAACCAGGCCGTCGCCGAACGCGCGATGGACAGCAACGATATCGAGCGCGAGCGCGGCATCACCATCCTTGCCAAATGCACCTCGCTCGAATGGGGCGGGATGCGGATCAACATCGTCGATACCCCCGGCCACGCCGATTTCGGCGGCGAGGTCGAACGGATCCTGTCGATGGTCGATGGCGTGGTGCTGCTGGTCGATGCCGCCGAAGGCCCGATGCCGCAGACCAAGTTCGTCACCTCCAAGGCGCTGGCGCTGGGGCTGCGGCCCATCGTGGTGCTGAACAAGGTCGACAAGCCCGACGCCGAACCCGACCGCGCCCTGAACGAGGTGTTCGACCTGTTCGCAAACCTCGGCGCCGACGACGATCAGCTTGATTTCCCGGTGCTTTACGCCTCTGGCCGCGCCGGGTGGGCGGACGAGACGCTCGACGGCCCGCGCAAGGACCTGTCGGCGCTTTACGATCTGGTGCTGCGCCATGTGCCGCAACCGGCGCAGCTTTCGCGCCGCGACGAGCCGTTCCAGATGCTGGCCACCACCCTGTCGGCCGACCCCTTCATCGGCCGCATCCTGACCGGCCGGGTCGAGGCTGGCACGCTGAAAGCGGGCGATACCATCAAGGCGCTGAGCCGCAACGGCGAAAAGCTCGAACAGTTCCGCGTGTCGAAGGTGCTGGCCTTCCGCGGCCTGTCGCAATCTCCGATCGACCTCGCCGAAGCGGGCGATATCGTCACGCTGTCCGGCATGTCGAAGGCCACCGTGGCCGACACGCTCTGCGCGCTGGAGGTCGAGACCGCCCTGCCCGCGCAGCCGATCGACCCGCCGACCATCTCTGTCACTTTCGGCATCAACGACAGCCCGCTCGCGGGCAAGGATGGATCGAAGGTGCAGTCGCGCGTGATCCGCGAACGCCTGATGAAGGAAGCCGAGATCAACGTGGCGATCAAGGTCAGCGACACGCCGGGCGGCGACGCCTTCGAGGTTGCCGGCCGCGGCGAATTGCAGATGGGCGTGCTGATCGAGAACATGCGCCGCGAGGGGTTCGAGCTGTCGATCTCGCGCCCACGCGTGCTGTTCCAGGACGTTGACGGGGTGCGCTGCGAACCGATCGAGGAAGTCACCATCGACGTGGATGACGAATACACCGGCGCCGTGATCGAAAAGATCACCGGGCCGCGCAAGGGCGACCTGATCGAGATGAAGCCGGCCGGCGTCGGCAAGACCCGGATCATCGCGCATGTGCCCTCGCGTGGGCTGATCGGCTACCATGGTCAGTTCATGACCGACACGCGCGGCACCGGCGTGCTGAACCGGGTGTTCCACACCTGGGCGCCGCACAAGGGCCCGATCGAGGGCCGCCGCGCGGGCGTGCTGATCTCGATGGAAAGCGGCGTCTCGGTTGCCTATGCGATGTGGAAGCTGGAAGACCGCGGCCACTTCTTCATCGGCGTGCAGGAAGCGGTCTACACCGGCATGATCATCGGCGAGCACAACCGAGACAACGATCTGGAAGTGAACCCGCTGAAGGGCAAGCAGCTGACCAACGTGCGGGCCTCCGGCACCGACGAGGCGGTGCGGCTGACGACGCCGGTGCGCCTGTCGCTGGAACAAGCGATTGCCTATATCGACGACGACGAACTGGTCGAGGTCACGCCGAAATCCGTGCGGATGCGCAAACGCTACCTTGATCCCAACGAACGCAAGCGCCAGTCGCGCGCGGGCTGA
- the alaS gene encoding alanine--tRNA ligase: MPSLNDIRSTFLDFFSRNGHRVVESSPLVPRNDPTLMFANSGMVQFKNCFTGVETRDYTRATTAQKCVRAGGKHNDLDNVGYTARHHTFFEMLGNFSFGDYFKSEAIPFAWELLTKDYGIDRSKLLVTVYHSDDEAAAIWKKVAGLSDDRIIRIASDDNFWRMGPTGPCGPCTEIFYDHGDSIWGGPPGSADQDGDRFIEIWNLVFMQNEQFADGTMVPLPKQSIDTGMGLERIGALLQGKHDNYDTDLMRSLIEASAHATSTDPDGPGKTHHRVIADHLRSTSFLIADGVMPSNEGRGYVLRRIMRRAMRHAHQLGAQDPVMHRLVPALVRQMGAAYPELVRAQALIEETLRLEETRFRQTLERGLHLLADEVARIPEGAALPGGAAFKLYDTYGFPLDLTQDALREQGRTVDIAGFDAAMAEQKAKARASWAGSGETGDAAIWYQVSEDHGPSEFLGYDTEAAEGQVLALMVDGAPAKTADGKVQIVVNQTPFYAESGGQVGDRGWIRTETGTAAVSDTRKAAGVIIHVAELIEGTIALGQPAKLEVDHRNRAAIRANHSATHLLNEALRRALGDHVAQRGSLNAHDRLRFDFSHSKALTAEERAQVEAEVNSFIRQNGPVETRVMTPDDARSLGAQALFGEKYGDEVRVVSMGVQPGSGKGSDGKTYSLELCGGTHVGRLGEIGSFLILSESASASGIRRIEAITGEGVLRDVRENYAHLEAASAALGAVPAELAARIRLLMAERKALQNEVAQLRREVAMGGGGAGPEAREIGGVKFMAQVLTGVSGKDLPGLIDEMKLRLGSGAVLLIADTGGKPAVAAGVTADLTGRLSAVTLVKAAAEAMGGKGGGGRADMAQAGGADIALADAAIAAAEAAMVA; encoded by the coding sequence ATGCCGTCGCTGAACGATATCCGCTCGACCTTCCTCGACTTCTTTTCGCGCAACGGCCACCGGGTGGTGGAATCGAGCCCGCTCGTGCCGCGCAACGACCCGACGCTGATGTTCGCCAATTCCGGCATGGTGCAGTTCAAGAACTGCTTCACCGGGGTCGAGACGCGGGACTACACGCGGGCGACCACGGCGCAGAAATGCGTGCGGGCGGGCGGCAAGCACAATGACCTCGACAATGTCGGCTATACGGCGCGCCACCATACCTTTTTCGAAATGCTTGGCAATTTCAGCTTCGGCGATTATTTCAAGTCGGAAGCGATCCCCTTTGCCTGGGAGCTTCTGACCAAGGACTACGGCATCGACAGGAGCAAGCTGCTGGTCACAGTCTATCACTCCGATGACGAGGCGGCGGCGATCTGGAAGAAGGTCGCGGGCCTGTCGGATGACCGCATCATCCGCATCGCCAGTGACGACAACTTCTGGCGGATGGGCCCCACCGGACCCTGCGGCCCCTGCACCGAGATATTCTACGACCATGGCGACAGCATCTGGGGCGGCCCGCCGGGCAGCGCCGATCAGGATGGCGACCGCTTCATCGAGATCTGGAACCTGGTGTTCATGCAGAACGAGCAGTTCGCCGATGGCACCATGGTCCCGCTGCCCAAGCAGAGCATCGACACCGGCATGGGGCTGGAGCGGATCGGGGCGCTGTTGCAGGGCAAGCACGACAACTACGACACCGACCTGATGCGCAGCCTGATCGAGGCTTCGGCACACGCGACCTCGACCGACCCCGACGGGCCGGGCAAGACGCACCACCGGGTGATCGCCGACCACCTGCGCTCGACCTCGTTCCTGATCGCCGACGGGGTGATGCCGTCGAACGAGGGGCGCGGTTATGTGTTGCGGCGCATCATGCGGCGGGCAATGCGCCACGCGCATCAGCTGGGCGCGCAGGACCCGGTGATGCACCGTCTGGTGCCCGCGCTGGTGCGGCAGATGGGGGCGGCCTATCCCGAACTCGTGCGGGCGCAGGCGCTGATCGAGGAAACGCTGCGGCTGGAAGAAACCCGTTTCCGCCAGACGCTGGAGCGGGGCCTGCATCTGCTGGCCGACGAGGTGGCGCGGATTCCGGAAGGCGCGGCGCTGCCGGGTGGCGCGGCGTTCAAGCTTTACGACACCTATGGTTTTCCGCTCGATCTGACGCAGGACGCGCTGCGTGAACAGGGGCGAACGGTGGACATTGCGGGCTTTGACGCGGCGATGGCGGAACAGAAGGCCAAGGCGCGCGCCTCCTGGGCTGGTTCGGGCGAAACCGGCGATGCTGCGATCTGGTATCAGGTGTCCGAGGACCACGGCCCGTCGGAGTTTCTGGGCTACGATACCGAGGCGGCCGAGGGTCAGGTGCTGGCGCTGATGGTCGATGGTGCGCCTGCGAAAACAGCCGACGGCAAGGTGCAGATCGTGGTCAACCAGACACCATTCTATGCCGAAAGCGGCGGGCAGGTCGGTGATCGGGGCTGGATACGGACCGAGACCGGCACGGCCGCCGTGTCCGACACGCGCAAGGCCGCGGGTGTGATCATCCATGTGGCCGAACTGATCGAGGGCACGATCGCCCTTGGCCAGCCCGCCAAGTTGGAGGTCGATCACCGCAACCGCGCCGCGATCCGGGCCAACCACTCCGCGACCCATCTCCTGAACGAGGCGCTGCGGCGCGCGCTTGGCGACCATGTGGCACAGCGCGGGTCGCTGAACGCGCACGACCGTCTGCGGTTCGATTTCAGCCATTCCAAGGCGCTGACGGCCGAGGAACGGGCGCAGGTGGAGGCCGAGGTCAACAGCTTCATCCGGCAGAACGGTCCGGTCGAAACCCGGGTTATGACACCCGATGATGCCCGCAGCCTTGGCGCGCAGGCGCTGTTCGGCGAGAAATACGGCGACGAGGTGCGGGTTGTGTCGATGGGCGTGCAGCCCGGGTCGGGCAAGGGCAGCGACGGCAAGACCTATTCGCTGGAGCTGTGCGGCGGCACCCATGTCGGGCGGCTGGGCGAGATCGGGTCGTTCCTGATCCTGTCGGAAAGCGCGTCCGCCTCGGGCATCCGGCGGATCGAGGCGATCACCGGCGAGGGCGTGCTGCGCGACGTGCGCGAGAACTACGCCCATCTTGAGGCGGCGAGTGCGGCGCTCGGGGCGGTTCCGGCCGAGCTTGCGGCGCGGATCAGGCTGCTGATGGCCGAACGCAAGGCGTTGCAGAACGAGGTGGCGCAACTGCGTCGCGAGGTGGCGATGGGCGGCGGCGGGGCCGGACCCGAGGCCCGCGAGATCGGCGGGGTCAAATTCATGGCGCAGGTGCTGACCGGGGTTTCCGGCAAGGATCTGCCGGGGCTGATCGACGAGATGAAGCTGCGGCTCGGCTCGGGTGCTGTGCTGCTGATCGCCGACACGGGCGGCAAGCCTGCGGTGGCGGCGGGGGTCACGGCGGACCTGACGGGCCGGCTGTCGGCGGTGACGCTGGTCAAGGCGGCGGCCGAGGCGATGGGCGGCAAGGGCGGCGGTGGCCGGGCCGACATGGCGCAGGCCGGGGGTGCCGACATCGCGCTGGCCGATGCGGCGATTGCGGCGGCCGAAGCCGCGATGGTGGCGTGA
- the recA gene encoding recombinase RecA: MATANLLDLNGKREMDKAKALESALAQIERQFGKGSIMRLGADSPAMDIEATSTGSLGLDIALGIGGLPKGRIIEIYGPESSGKTTLTLHVVAEEQKKGGVCAFVDAEHALDPQYAKKLGVNLDDLLISQPDTGEQALEIVDTLVRSGAVSLVVIDSVAALTPKSEIEGDMGDMQMGAQARLMSQAMRKLTASIGRSNCMVIFINQIRMKIGVMFGSPETTTGGNALKFYASVRLDIRRIGSIKDRDEVVGNSTRVKVVKNKVAPPFKQVEFDILYGEGISKVGELVDLGVKAGVVEKSGSWYSYGDERIGQGRENAKTFLRSNPAVAQAIEDKIRAANGLDFHMSEGGASEDLVDM; this comes from the coding sequence ATGGCGACTGCGAACCTCCTCGACTTGAACGGAAAGCGCGAAATGGACAAGGCAAAGGCGCTGGAAAGCGCGCTGGCACAGATCGAAAGGCAGTTCGGCAAGGGGTCGATCATGCGGCTGGGCGCTGACAGCCCGGCGATGGACATCGAGGCGACCTCGACCGGTTCGCTGGGTCTTGATATCGCGCTTGGGATCGGCGGCCTTCCCAAGGGCCGGATCATCGAGATCTACGGCCCCGAAAGTTCCGGCAAGACCACGCTGACACTGCATGTCGTTGCAGAGGAACAGAAAAAAGGCGGCGTCTGCGCCTTTGTCGATGCCGAGCACGCGCTCGATCCGCAATATGCCAAGAAGCTGGGCGTCAATCTGGACGACCTGCTGATCAGCCAGCCCGACACGGGCGAGCAGGCGCTGGAAATCGTCGACACGCTGGTGCGCTCGGGCGCGGTCAGCCTCGTGGTGATCGACTCGGTGGCGGCGCTGACGCCCAAGTCGGAAATCGAAGGCGACATGGGCGACATGCAGATGGGCGCCCAGGCCCGTCTGATGAGCCAGGCCATGCGCAAGCTGACTGCGAGCATCGGCCGCAGCAATTGCATGGTGATCTTCATCAACCAGATCCGGATGAAGATCGGCGTCATGTTCGGTAGCCCTGAAACCACCACGGGCGGCAATGCGCTGAAATTCTATGCCTCGGTCCGGCTCGACATCCGCCGCATCGGGTCGATCAAGGACCGGGACGAGGTCGTCGGCAACTCGACCCGGGTGAAGGTCGTCAAGAACAAGGTGGCGCCGCCCTTCAAGCAGGTCGAATTCGACATCCTTTATGGCGAAGGCATCTCGAAGGTGGGCGAACTGGTCGATCTTGGGGTCAAGGCGGGCGTGGTCGAGAAATCGGGCTCGTGGTATTCCTACGGCGACGAGCGGATCGGGCAGGGGCGCGAGAACGCCAAGACCTTCCTGCGGTCCAACCCGGCGGTTGCGCAGGCGATCGAAGACAAGATCCGCGCGGCGAACGGGCTGGATTTCCACATGTCCGAAGGCGGGGCGAGCGAAGATCTGGTCGACATGTAA
- a CDS encoding DUF1330 domain-containing protein, whose translation MPTALWIAHVLVTDAEAYGRYAKAAGPAIAAHGGVFLARGGRHVQLEGNDRPRNVVARFPSLEAGVACYHSAEYQAALAHAKGASVRDLCVVEEAE comes from the coding sequence ATGCCGACCGCGCTTTGGATCGCCCATGTGCTGGTGACGGATGCCGAGGCCTACGGCCGCTATGCCAAGGCGGCGGGCCCGGCGATTGCCGCGCATGGCGGCGTGTTCCTTGCACGCGGCGGGCGGCATGTGCAACTGGAAGGCAACGACCGGCCGCGCAATGTGGTGGCGCGCTTTCCCAGCCTTGAAGCCGGGGTGGCCTGCTATCATTCGGCCGAGTATCAGGCGGCGCTTGCGCATGCCAAGGGAGCCTCGGTCCGCGACCTGTGCGTGGTGGAAGAGGCCGAATAG